One region of Halohasta litchfieldiae genomic DNA includes:
- the pyrH gene encoding UMP kinase, whose translation MRVVISIGGSILAPELDSDRVAAHAEAIESLAGEGCEIGIVVGGGGVARDYITTARELDANEVQLDQLGIDVTRINARLLISALDVQVNSAPATDYDGAGDALQRGDISVMGGITPGQTTDAVAAAFAEYIDADLLVYATNTDGVYDADPATDPEAIKYTTMSPSELVDIIVPMSRDAGASAPVDILAAKLIERSGMRSIVLDGSDPENIESAILRGDHTGTDIIPPGSNEPAHWVDSE comes from the coding sequence ATGAGAGTCGTCATTTCGATTGGTGGCAGTATTCTGGCTCCGGAGCTTGATTCGGACCGTGTGGCCGCCCACGCGGAGGCTATCGAATCGCTCGCCGGGGAGGGCTGTGAAATCGGGATCGTCGTCGGTGGCGGTGGCGTCGCCCGCGACTATATCACGACCGCGCGGGAACTCGACGCAAACGAGGTCCAACTCGACCAGCTTGGCATCGATGTCACCCGGATTAATGCCCGCCTACTTATTTCGGCCCTCGATGTGCAGGTGAATTCAGCTCCAGCAACCGACTACGACGGGGCTGGCGACGCCCTCCAACGTGGTGACATCTCGGTGATGGGTGGCATTACCCCCGGCCAGACGACCGATGCGGTGGCTGCGGCCTTTGCCGAATACATCGATGCAGATCTGCTCGTCTATGCGACAAACACCGACGGCGTCTACGATGCTGACCCCGCGACCGATCCCGAGGCGATCAAGTATACGACGATGTCGCCGTCGGAACTCGTCGACATCATCGTCCCGATGAGCCGGGATGCCGGGGCGTCTGCCCCGGTCGACATTCTGGCGGCCAAACTCATCGAGCGCTCGGGGATGCGCTCGATTGTCTTGGATGGCTCCGATCCCGAGAACATCGAGTCCGCAATTCTCCGTGGGGACCACACCGGCACTGACATTATCCCGCCGGGAAGCAACGAGCCTGCACACTGGGTCGACAGCGAATGA
- a CDS encoding DUF7097 family protein translates to MERTPEGTPVGVDDPYEIAGVCDHLTGDGRCRLALQHAGVDHEFAAERAADDYACHVGEQREWQECRHYRSTTNERNCERCGLEEVRVAHDERRPLLEEHHLSYADGEGTSHEITVSLCRWCHAKVHQSFGRVDDDASPDSEAIAERETRRAAENEELGFQSARDRSEK, encoded by the coding sequence ATGGAGCGAACGCCCGAGGGGACGCCCGTCGGCGTCGACGACCCCTACGAGATCGCCGGCGTCTGCGATCATCTCACCGGCGACGGTCGGTGTCGGCTCGCACTCCAACACGCGGGCGTCGACCACGAGTTCGCTGCCGAACGGGCAGCCGACGACTACGCGTGTCACGTCGGCGAACAGAGGGAGTGGCAGGAGTGTCGACACTATCGGTCGACGACAAACGAGCGAAACTGCGAGCGGTGTGGCCTCGAAGAAGTTCGGGTAGCCCACGACGAACGTCGACCGCTGCTCGAAGAACACCACCTGTCATACGCCGATGGCGAGGGAACGAGCCACGAGATCACGGTCTCGTTGTGTCGGTGGTGTCACGCCAAAGTCCATCAGTCGTTTGGGCGCGTCGATGACGATGCCAGCCCGGACTCCGAAGCAATCGCCGAGCGGGAGACGCGACGTGCCGCCGAGAATGAGGAACTAGGCTTTCAGTCGGCCCGAGACCGATCCGAGAAGTAA
- a CDS encoding DUF7573 domain-containing protein, whose amino-acid sequence MSEDQPLSEFSSTDSTANGDTAEPATVTYRWQSDGAVCEQCETSTEKQWLDDAQFVCPDCKSWD is encoded by the coding sequence ATGAGCGAGGACCAGCCGTTGTCGGAGTTTTCGTCGACCGATTCGACTGCAAATGGCGACACCGCCGAGCCAGCGACCGTCACCTACCGCTGGCAGTCGGATGGCGCAGTCTGTGAGCAGTGTGAGACGTCGACTGAAAAACAGTGGCTCGACGACGCTCAGTTTGTCTGTCCGGACTGCAAATCGTGGGACTGA
- a CDS encoding COG1361 family protein: MRRTYIVVMTAVVVVALGGITYLSTGQQPAVDVGDVDSDGESESNGAVDRESTEPAYDQRTATEPAFAFSVADVERCGSTCREVTATVTNSGNETATDVRASTSLYAGENSTDSEARIWEETETIGTLESGASSTTTERIELSFGDAATIQENDGWITIQTTVESAEHTTTFQRTRQVI; the protein is encoded by the coding sequence ATGAGGCGAACCTACATCGTGGTCATGACTGCCGTTGTCGTGGTGGCTCTCGGGGGAATTACGTATCTCAGCACCGGACAGCAACCCGCGGTCGACGTGGGCGACGTCGACTCGGATGGCGAGAGCGAATCGAATGGAGCGGTCGACAGAGAGTCGACAGAACCGGCCTACGATCAGCGGACAGCCACGGAGCCGGCGTTCGCCTTCAGCGTAGCTGACGTCGAGCGCTGTGGGTCGACCTGTCGAGAGGTGACCGCAACGGTGACCAACTCCGGAAACGAAACAGCAACTGACGTCCGGGCCTCGACCAGCCTCTATGCTGGGGAGAACAGCACTGACAGCGAGGCACGGATCTGGGAGGAAACCGAGACCATCGGCACGCTCGAATCTGGCGCGTCCTCCACGACGACCGAACGGATCGAGCTTTCGTTCGGGGATGCAGCCACGATTCAGGAGAACGATGGCTGGATCACCATTCAAACCACAGTCGAGTCAGCAGAACACACCACCACGTTCCAGCGGACCAGACAGGTGATCTAA
- a CDS encoding DUF192 domain-containing protein — MRLVHRRGPPDDLSPEERTIATEIEIADSFLSRARGLMFRRSIPDDYALVFQFETPEDRDLHMVFVPFAIDAVWLVGTEVTAVKRLRPWIGLGHNVADTVIELPAGAADDIEPGDTVELVDE; from the coding sequence GTGCGTCTCGTTCACCGCCGCGGTCCGCCGGACGACCTCTCGCCCGAGGAGCGAACGATTGCCACCGAAATCGAGATCGCCGACTCGTTTCTCTCCCGAGCACGGGGGCTCATGTTTCGGCGGTCGATCCCCGACGACTACGCGCTCGTGTTTCAGTTCGAGACGCCCGAAGACCGAGATCTGCATATGGTGTTCGTCCCGTTTGCGATTGATGCGGTCTGGCTCGTCGGTACCGAAGTTACCGCGGTCAAGCGACTCCGACCGTGGATCGGGCTCGGCCACAACGTAGCTGACACCGTTATCGAACTCCCGGCAGGGGCCGCAGATGACATTGAACCGGGCGATACGGTCGAGTTAGTCGACGAATAA
- a CDS encoding winged helix-turn-helix domain-containing protein — translation MEKALWYLFVGMRGGENRARIVDVIDEQPRNANQIAEHLAVDYNTVRHHLDMLQEHDVIEAGGDDYGKLYFLTDRFERHREEFDRILEAM, via the coding sequence ATGGAGAAGGCACTCTGGTATCTGTTCGTCGGGATGCGCGGCGGTGAGAACCGGGCGCGTATCGTCGACGTCATCGACGAACAGCCCCGCAATGCCAACCAGATCGCCGAGCACCTAGCAGTCGACTACAACACCGTGAGACACCACCTCGACATGTTACAGGAACACGACGTTATCGAAGCCGGTGGCGACGACTACGGGAAACTCTACTTCCTGACCGACCGCTTCGAACGCCACCGCGAGGAGTTCGACCGCATTCTGGAGGCGATGTGA
- a CDS encoding DUF7123 family protein, with protein MSATTPPDACQTPVDGNPKAERLRQYLCERAADGDRYFKSKFIAKDVELSPKEIGALIVRLQESATDISIEPWSYTGATTWRVEPTESA; from the coding sequence ATGAGCGCAACCACACCCCCAGACGCATGCCAGACACCAGTCGACGGGAACCCGAAAGCAGAACGCCTTCGACAGTACCTCTGTGAGCGTGCTGCAGACGGCGACCGGTACTTTAAAAGTAAGTTCATCGCCAAGGATGTGGAACTGTCGCCGAAAGAGATCGGCGCGCTGATCGTTCGGCTTCAAGAATCAGCGACCGACATTTCAATCGAACCGTGGTCCTACACGGGTGCGACCACGTGGCGTGTTGAACCGACCGAATCCGCCTAA
- a CDS encoding DUF2391 family protein, which yields MKERRKHELADTAQQIVGGFLLSGPFVVTQEVWMLAQNMTMFHSLFLVSAIMAIGYGGLYGADNDRNPRYEAAVAGVPVRFISVIIVAFGSVGVLAFSITAPDLFLTDVSRPERHFVTFRALSVGAVFSVVGAVTTDSLF from the coding sequence ATGAAAGAACGCCGGAAACACGAACTCGCGGACACGGCCCAGCAGATCGTGGGTGGGTTTCTGCTGTCGGGGCCGTTCGTCGTGACCCAAGAGGTGTGGATGCTCGCACAGAATATGACCATGTTCCACAGTCTGTTTCTCGTGAGTGCCATCATGGCTATCGGCTACGGTGGCCTCTACGGGGCCGACAACGACCGAAACCCCCGCTACGAGGCCGCAGTCGCTGGGGTTCCCGTCCGGTTCATCTCGGTAATAATCGTTGCGTTCGGCTCTGTCGGAGTTCTCGCGTTCTCGATCACCGCCCCCGATCTGTTTTTGACTGACGTCTCCCGACCTGAGCGCCACTTTGTCACGTTCCGTGCGTTGAGCGTCGGCGCGGTGTTCAGTGTCGTCGGCGCGGTGACAACCGATAGTCTATTTTAA
- the lysS gene encoding lysine--tRNA ligase — MSDETEQSPHTLSADSEAELTDTHHAFWAEKIADEIETRDPDEPIVVKGGVSPSGVAHLGNVNEIMRGYFVAAVLRGRGHEVRQVFTSDDKDPLRKLPRKLANADGEIVGLGEVDAGALGRNLGKPYTEIPDPFGEADSYAAHFAALLEADADRLGVPIEMHSNTELYADGTFDPVVSHVLANADTARKVLSEYQAKVDEDYVPFNPLCEECGKLTETVTHIDLDSETVDYVCTDMEVGGDTIEGCGHEGTATFREGKLPWRFEWPGQWQVLGVDFEPFGKDHAEGSWPSGVDIAENVLDIQPPVPMVYEWFTLNGEALSSSAGNIVTVTELLELLEPEIIRYFFALDPKKARDLDLSRLDQLVDDFDRFERAYYEGVEDESITEFAEAAYLYVVDEVSDDQPIRLPYTFAAVLGMVEERDLRIKLARDEGHIPEDADESTVEAALARVEKARNWAERMDNAYNYRLQTDLPTVDLNESVAVALDALAEVVEAGHSGEEIQSAIYDTAREYDIEISDLFEAGYRLFFDETQGPRLGEFLGELETEFVVGRLRRER, encoded by the coding sequence ATGAGCGACGAGACCGAGCAGTCACCACATACTCTTTCGGCCGATTCCGAGGCCGAGTTGACCGACACACACCACGCTTTCTGGGCCGAGAAAATCGCCGACGAGATAGAGACCCGTGACCCGGACGAACCCATCGTCGTCAAAGGCGGCGTCTCGCCGTCGGGTGTCGCCCACCTCGGCAATGTCAACGAGATCATGCGGGGCTACTTCGTGGCGGCTGTCCTCCGGGGTCGCGGCCACGAGGTCCGCCAAGTGTTCACCAGCGACGACAAAGACCCACTCCGCAAACTCCCCCGAAAGCTTGCCAACGCTGACGGCGAAATCGTTGGCTTGGGTGAGGTCGACGCGGGCGCACTCGGTCGAAACCTCGGCAAACCGTACACCGAGATTCCCGACCCCTTCGGCGAGGCCGACTCGTATGCGGCCCACTTTGCGGCCCTTCTCGAAGCCGATGCCGACCGACTCGGCGTCCCCATCGAGATGCACTCCAACACCGAGCTGTACGCCGATGGCACGTTCGACCCCGTCGTCTCCCACGTCCTCGCGAACGCCGACACCGCCCGCAAAGTATTGTCCGAATATCAGGCCAAAGTCGACGAGGACTACGTCCCGTTCAACCCCCTCTGTGAGGAGTGCGGCAAACTAACCGAGACAGTCACGCACATCGATCTCGATAGCGAAACCGTCGACTACGTCTGCACGGATATGGAGGTCGGCGGCGACACCATTGAGGGCTGTGGCCACGAGGGAACCGCCACCTTCCGCGAGGGGAAACTACCGTGGCGCTTCGAGTGGCCCGGCCAGTGGCAGGTTCTGGGCGTCGACTTCGAACCGTTTGGCAAGGATCACGCCGAAGGCTCGTGGCCCTCGGGCGTCGACATCGCCGAAAACGTTCTGGACATCCAGCCACCCGTGCCGATGGTCTACGAATGGTTCACGCTCAACGGCGAGGCGCTCTCGTCGTCGGCTGGCAACATCGTCACCGTCACTGAACTCCTCGAACTGTTGGAACCGGAAATCATCCGCTACTTCTTTGCTCTCGATCCGAAGAAGGCACGAGACCTCGATCTCTCGCGGCTCGACCAGTTAGTCGACGACTTCGACCGGTTTGAGAGAGCCTACTACGAGGGTGTCGAGGATGAATCAATCACTGAATTCGCCGAGGCGGCGTATCTGTATGTCGTCGACGAGGTGAGCGACGACCAGCCGATCCGATTGCCCTACACCTTTGCCGCCGTGCTCGGAATGGTAGAGGAGCGCGACCTCCGTATCAAACTCGCCCGTGATGAGGGCCACATTCCCGAAGATGCCGACGAGTCTACCGTTGAGGCCGCCCTCGCCCGTGTCGAGAAGGCACGCAACTGGGCCGAGCGGATGGACAATGCGTACAACTACCGGCTCCAGACCGATCTACCCACCGTCGACCTCAACGAGTCGGTTGCTGTAGCTCTCGATGCGCTGGCCGAGGTCGTCGAAGCTGGCCACTCCGGCGAGGAGATCCAGTCGGCGATCTACGACACCGCCCGCGAGTACGATATCGAAATTAGTGACCTGTTTGAGGCTGGGTACCGCTTGTTCTTCGACGAAACGCAAGGTCCCCGGCTCGGCGAGTTCCTTGGCGAACTCGAAACCGAGTTCGTCGTGGGTCGACTCCGTCGGGAACGCTGA
- a CDS encoding NosD domain-containing protein, with translation MLPDKTTRRRYLRATTALGALTLTSGVAAAGNEPLDDRKEMVDEMEADVEATDPDDPTEINGCTTITEPGDYVLVEDLDVDLDSNEACIEIESNNVTFDGDGYSITGSGSGRGIEPTGVSNVLVTNVSLDDLDVGISAEEFVRGQLSRIATSNCRVGIDVTVSRSNVIRFCTIEDGSIVLDDSANDIVVENQVTGSPRSGIAGFESFANYYVNNVSSGNAVAGLRLSEADRNDIVRNTLTNNDGPGLDLISAEQNRFTDNDLNDNGDGPCAVDDDSADNVFQLNDPECEPDE, from the coding sequence ATGCTACCTGACAAAACAACTCGTAGACGATATCTACGTGCTACTACCGCGCTTGGAGCACTCACGCTGACAAGTGGTGTCGCAGCTGCCGGAAACGAACCCCTTGACGACCGCAAAGAAATGGTCGACGAGATGGAAGCCGACGTAGAGGCTACCGACCCGGACGATCCAACAGAGATCAACGGCTGTACCACAATCACCGAACCCGGAGACTATGTACTCGTCGAGGATCTCGATGTCGATCTCGACTCCAACGAGGCCTGTATCGAGATCGAGTCGAACAACGTAACGTTCGACGGCGATGGATACAGTATCACTGGGTCCGGTAGTGGGCGTGGCATTGAGCCGACAGGAGTCTCGAACGTATTGGTCACGAATGTCTCGCTTGATGATCTCGATGTCGGGATTTCCGCCGAAGAATTCGTTCGCGGGCAGCTAAGCCGGATTGCTACCAGCAACTGCAGAGTAGGTATCGATGTGACCGTTTCGCGGTCAAACGTCATCCGGTTTTGTACCATCGAGGATGGCTCCATCGTCCTCGATGATTCGGCAAACGACATCGTTGTCGAAAATCAGGTGACTGGATCGCCTCGAAGCGGAATTGCTGGCTTTGAGTCGTTTGCCAACTATTATGTCAATAACGTTTCCTCGGGGAATGCGGTGGCTGGACTTCGACTCAGCGAAGCTGACCGAAACGATATTGTGAGAAACACACTCACAAACAATGATGGACCAGGACTCGATCTGATAAGTGCCGAGCAGAATCGCTTCACCGATAACGACCTGAACGATAATGGGGACGGTCCCTGCGCTGTCGACGATGATTCAGCCGATAACGTTTTCCAACTGAACGATCCCGAGTGTGAACCGGACGAGTAA
- a CDS encoding (R)-citramalate synthase — protein sequence MYSDHSTQSIPVDDVQLLDTTLRDGEQAPGVSLTPDEKVDIAHALEKAGVDVIEAGSACTSEGERECIRRVADLGLDATVTSFARGIKSDIDHALDCNVDGITLVVPSSDKHIETKVGSTREEVIEKSVELVEYAVDHDLWVELLGEDGSRADPEFLVDLAAAGHEAGADRFCYADTVGHASPEHTYEMVSKLSELGPTSVHTHDDLGFGMTNAHAGLRAGADFVHGTVNGIGERAGNVAIEEVAIALKHCYGIETLNLPAVYELATTVSKATGIPLAPNKAVIGQNTFTHESGIHTDGTLKDSAMYEPYPPETVGRERRLVLGKHAGRAGVESALAEHSVDVTDEELAQVVERVKSLGERGKRVTDADLLAIAEDVQDRDRERFVELLTLTTASGGDVPTASVKLRVGDDERVAAGTGSGPVDAAVKAVREALGPAADAELDSFHVDAITGGTDAVVTVEVAMTRGDHSVTVAASDSDITRASVTAMVDALDRLLAASPPEQPVADD from the coding sequence TTGTACAGTGACCACTCAACTCAATCGATTCCTGTAGACGACGTACAGCTACTAGATACCACGCTTCGGGACGGCGAGCAGGCCCCCGGCGTCTCGCTCACCCCCGACGAGAAAGTCGACATCGCCCACGCCCTCGAAAAAGCGGGCGTCGACGTCATCGAGGCCGGGAGTGCTTGTACCTCCGAAGGCGAGCGCGAGTGTATCCGCCGCGTCGCCGATCTCGGACTCGACGCGACGGTCACGAGTTTCGCGCGTGGCATCAAATCCGATATCGACCACGCACTCGATTGTAACGTCGACGGGATCACCCTCGTGGTCCCCTCGTCGGACAAACACATCGAGACCAAGGTCGGCTCGACGCGCGAGGAAGTCATCGAGAAATCCGTCGAGTTAGTCGAGTACGCAGTCGACCACGATCTGTGGGTCGAACTGCTTGGCGAGGATGGCTCCCGCGCCGATCCGGAGTTCCTCGTCGACCTCGCGGCGGCGGGCCACGAGGCCGGTGCTGATCGGTTCTGTTATGCCGACACGGTCGGCCACGCGAGCCCCGAACACACCTACGAAATGGTCTCGAAGCTCTCCGAGCTGGGGCCGACCAGCGTCCACACCCACGACGACCTCGGCTTCGGGATGACCAACGCCCACGCTGGCTTGCGTGCTGGCGCGGACTTCGTCCACGGAACGGTCAACGGCATCGGCGAGCGCGCCGGCAACGTCGCCATCGAGGAGGTTGCCATCGCCCTCAAGCACTGCTACGGCATCGAGACGCTGAACCTACCGGCCGTCTACGAGTTGGCGACCACCGTCAGCAAAGCGACGGGCATCCCGCTGGCGCCGAACAAGGCCGTCATCGGGCAGAACACCTTCACCCACGAGAGCGGCATCCACACCGACGGGACGCTGAAGGATTCGGCGATGTACGAGCCCTACCCACCCGAAACCGTGGGCCGCGAACGTCGACTCGTCCTCGGCAAACACGCCGGTCGCGCGGGTGTCGAATCCGCACTCGCCGAACACTCAGTCGACGTCACCGACGAGGAACTCGCCCAGGTCGTCGAGCGCGTCAAATCCCTCGGCGAGCGCGGCAAGCGCGTTACCGACGCCGATCTGTTGGCGATTGCCGAAGACGTTCAGGACAGAGATCGCGAGCGGTTCGTCGAACTGCTGACGCTGACGACCGCCAGCGGTGGCGATGTTCCCACGGCCAGCGTCAAACTCCGCGTCGGCGACGACGAGCGTGTTGCAGCAGGCACCGGCTCCGGGCCGGTCGACGCCGCCGTGAAGGCAGTCCGTGAGGCCCTCGGCCCCGCGGCGGACGCCGAACTCGATTCGTTCCACGTCGACGCCATCACCGGCGGGACGGATGCCGTGGTCACCGTCGAGGTGGCGATGACCCGCGGCGACCACTCGGTGACAGTCGCGGCCTCGGATTCGGACATTACGCGTGCCTCAGTGACCGCGATGGTCGACGCGCTGGACCGCCTGCTGGCGGCCTCGCCGCCCGAACAGCCAGTTGCCGACGACTGA
- the thiL gene encoding thiamine-phosphate kinase — MDEREALRLLASDLPHAGDDAAVVGSTAITTDMLHESTDFPVGTTRYTAGWRSVGASLSDLAATGADPTAAVAAYADQSFVDSELRAFVDGAKTVCASVGADYVGGDLDNHSEFTVTTTAIGEVDQPVSRSGAEPGDLVCVTGTLGRSAAALALFEQGETDRANELFRFPPRIETGRRLAGTATALMDSSDGLARSLHQLAEASDCGFAINRDSVPIDASVETLDLDRWEAGVHFGEDFELVCTVPKAALEAVQTDSPTPLTVIGEVTDAKAGVTVDGDPLADRGYTH; from the coding sequence ATGGACGAACGTGAGGCCCTTCGACTGCTCGCTTCGGATCTCCCACACGCCGGCGATGATGCCGCAGTCGTCGGCTCGACAGCGATTACGACCGATATGCTTCACGAGTCGACCGACTTTCCGGTCGGCACAACCCGATACACTGCGGGGTGGCGGTCGGTCGGGGCCTCGCTGTCGGATCTGGCGGCGACGGGAGCCGATCCGACCGCCGCCGTCGCCGCCTACGCCGACCAGTCGTTCGTCGACAGCGAGCTCCGGGCCTTTGTCGACGGCGCAAAGACGGTGTGTGCGTCGGTCGGGGCTGACTACGTGGGTGGTGATCTCGACAACCACTCCGAGTTCACGGTGACGACCACCGCTATCGGTGAGGTCGACCAGCCCGTTTCCCGGTCGGGAGCCGAACCGGGTGATCTGGTCTGTGTCACCGGCACGCTCGGTCGGAGTGCGGCGGCCCTCGCACTGTTCGAACAGGGTGAGACCGACCGAGCCAACGAACTGTTCCGGTTCCCGCCGCGAATCGAGACCGGTCGACGACTGGCTGGAACGGCGACCGCGTTGATGGATTCCAGCGACGGTCTTGCCCGGTCGCTCCACCAGCTCGCCGAGGCAAGCGACTGTGGCTTTGCCATCAACCGTGACAGCGTTCCGATTGACGCGAGCGTCGAAACGCTCGATCTCGACCGCTGGGAGGCCGGAGTTCATTTCGGCGAGGATTTCGAACTCGTCTGTACCGTTCCCAAAGCGGCACTCGAAGCGGTTCAGACCGACTCACCGACACCGCTGACGGTGATCGGCGAGGTTACCGACGCTAAGGCGGGCGTCACTGTCGACGGTGACCCACTCGCTGACCGTGGTTACACCCACTGA
- a CDS encoding site-2 protease family protein yields the protein MADSEADVPRPDNLETWYHLTNVRIEDGRIIYYGEPLIPERRLLDELWPAFQDVGYELKLAQSDQSVGTALVAVPVEETTDTGGVPWTHIALLAATVLSTLFVGATAWYFVPLDEVLSSPLTLLQAWPFTASVLGVLLTHELGHYVMGRYHDVDVSLPYVIPFPSYFGTFGAVIKMSGRMPSRKALFDIGVAGPVAGLVATVVVTIIGLSLGPIEIPAAVVERSQSGASIVFNNPPLLDIIASLLGEQTSYSDPARNPHPVIIGGWVGMFFILLNLMPVGQLDGGHMVRAMIGQRQETIAALVPTALFGIAGYLYFVRELSLNDSVILWTIWGGIALVIAYKGPAEPVDESSIGLPRLLLGLLTFGIGLLCFMLVPIQVQG from the coding sequence ATGGCTGACTCGGAGGCCGACGTGCCTCGTCCAGACAATCTTGAGACATGGTATCACCTCACTAATGTTCGGATCGAGGACGGACGGATTATCTACTACGGCGAGCCGCTGATCCCCGAGCGTCGGCTTCTCGACGAGCTCTGGCCAGCGTTTCAAGACGTTGGCTACGAACTCAAACTCGCACAGTCCGACCAGAGCGTCGGGACTGCACTGGTTGCGGTCCCGGTCGAAGAGACGACAGACACCGGTGGCGTCCCATGGACACACATCGCGCTCCTCGCGGCCACGGTGCTGTCGACGCTGTTTGTCGGTGCCACCGCTTGGTATTTCGTGCCACTCGACGAGGTTCTTTCAAGTCCCCTCACACTGTTACAAGCATGGCCGTTTACAGCCTCCGTGCTGGGCGTCCTGTTGACCCACGAACTCGGCCACTACGTGATGGGCCGGTACCACGACGTCGACGTCTCGCTGCCCTACGTGATCCCGTTTCCCTCCTATTTCGGAACGTTCGGTGCAGTGATCAAAATGAGCGGACGGATGCCGAGCCGGAAAGCGCTGTTTGATATCGGCGTCGCCGGGCCGGTTGCGGGGTTGGTTGCGACCGTCGTCGTCACGATCATCGGCCTCTCGCTGGGGCCGATAGAGATTCCGGCCGCAGTGGTCGAACGGAGCCAGTCCGGCGCCTCAATCGTCTTCAATAATCCGCCCCTACTCGATATTATTGCCTCGCTACTCGGCGAGCAAACGAGCTACAGCGACCCGGCACGTAATCCACACCCCGTGATCATCGGCGGCTGGGTCGGGATGTTTTTTATCCTGTTGAACCTGATGCCGGTCGGCCAGCTTGACGGTGGCCACATGGTCCGGGCGATGATCGGCCAGCGTCAAGAGACGATTGCCGCCCTCGTCCCGACAGCGCTGTTCGGGATTGCTGGCTATCTCTACTTCGTCCGGGAGCTGTCGCTTAACGATTCGGTCATACTCTGGACCATCTGGGGCGGCATCGCGCTGGTAATCGCATACAAGGGTCCCGCCGAGCCAGTCGACGAGAGTTCGATTGGCCTGCCCCGGCTGCTGCTTGGCCTCCTCACGTTCGGGATCGGCCTGCTGTGTTTCATGCTGGTCCCGATTCAGGTACAAGGCTGA
- a CDS encoding molybdopterin synthase: MQTLCIIGEGCLSTVQTVVERLTDSREGRVATVDYTTEDLAAEDEAVSDTDGTFRVDSNGQWTGTGTGRSVTELLDSIGTDYEYAVVAGLAHHRLPTVVIGDAETPPTADIVASAPTAADLDIESIVDRIDSFEPHVSLETLVDRAKASPKAERSGAIATFTGRVRAKDSPEDARTKHLSFETYEGVAEQRLDAIRQELTEREGVFEVLLHHRVGLMRDGEDIVFVVVLAGHREEAFRTVEDGINRLKDEVPIFKKETTTDEEFWLHETE; this comes from the coding sequence ATGCAAACACTCTGTATCATCGGCGAGGGGTGTCTATCGACGGTCCAGACAGTCGTCGAGCGATTGACCGACAGCCGCGAGGGACGAGTTGCGACCGTCGACTACACGACTGAGGATCTCGCGGCGGAGGACGAAGCCGTATCCGACACCGACGGCACGTTCCGCGTCGACAGCAACGGACAGTGGACCGGAACCGGAACCGGGCGCTCGGTCACCGAACTCCTCGACTCGATTGGGACCGACTACGAGTACGCAGTCGTGGCCGGACTGGCCCACCACCGCCTGCCGACGGTCGTAATTGGCGATGCAGAAACGCCACCCACGGCCGACATCGTCGCCAGCGCACCGACCGCTGCTGATCTTGATATCGAGTCGATTGTCGACCGGATCGACAGCTTCGAGCCACACGTGAGCCTCGAAACGCTCGTCGACCGAGCCAAAGCCTCGCCGAAGGCCGAGCGGTCGGGGGCGATTGCGACGTTTACCGGTCGCGTCCGCGCCAAGGATAGTCCCGAAGATGCCCGAACCAAGCATCTCTCCTTTGAGACGTACGAGGGCGTCGCCGAACAGCGACTCGACGCCATTAGGCAGGAGTTAACCGAGCGAGAGGGGGTGTTTGAAGTCCTGCTACACCACCGTGTCGGGCTGATGCGAGACGGCGAAGACATCGTGTTCGTCGTCGTGTTGGCGGGCCACCGCGAGGAGGCGTTCCGGACGGTCGAAGACGGCATCAATCGGCTCAAAGACGAGGTGCCGATATTTAAAAAGGAAACGACGACTGACGAGGAGTTCTGGCTCCACGAAACCGAGTAG